The Linepithema humile isolate Giens D197 chromosome 7, Lhum_UNIL_v1.0, whole genome shotgun sequence genome has a window encoding:
- the Cul4 gene encoding cullin-4A codes for MKTCTARACGYWKKPNEKENISFHMCKRKKLHSSRCTRKKGPTATHMSRLGDVQVVAPEQAKRVTTIAIAITTTTITTTSAFVTTTTTTITTTTTTTITTTTAAVVAAAAAAAAAAAVAAVAAAAAAAAAAVVAAAAVVTAVVTAGAVAANVDFATVLEYASAARRSKLAVDTAQLDEIDVFKRDKSIMTDTAAPTATDTQKRANFSALTVSNPNGVNKISPSLVNAKPGSAKKLVIKNFKNKPKLPENYQEQTWEKLQEAVVAIQTSKSIRYSLEELYQAVENMCNHKMASTLYANLTILTESHVKANIEQFLAESMDRHIFLKKMNECWLSHCRQMIMIRSIFLYLDRTYVLQNPSISSIWDMGLHLFRLHIVLNNLVQTRTVEGLLMLIEKERQGDTVDRTLLKSLLRMLSDLQIYQEAFETKFLVATERLYAAEGQRLMTEHDVPEYLAHVDKRLQEENERLLHYLDTSTKWSLIHTVEKQLLSEHITSILQKGLSGLLDENRISDLSLLYNLYSRIKNGLVELCLNFNCYIKKKGRTIVIDPEKDKTMVQELLDFKDKMDNIVNTCFHKNEKFANSLKEAFEAFINQRANKPAELIAKFVDCKLRAGNKEATEEELERLLDKIMVLFRFIHGKDVFEAFYKKDLAKRLLVGKSASVDAEKSMLSKLKQECGGGFTSKLEGMFKDMELSKDINIAFKQYAGNLQSELMASSLDLTVSILTMGYWPTYPVMEVTLPMEMVQYQDVFNKFYLGKHSGRKLQWQPTLGHCVLKAWFNQGNKELQVSLFQALVLILFNDSDNISLEDIKAATNIEDGELRRTLQSLACGKARVLQKNPRGRDVADNDRFVFNAEFTNKLFRIKINQIQMKETNEEQKATEERVYQDRQYQIDAAIVRIMKMRKTLTHNLLISELYNQLKFPVKPADLKKRIESLIDRDYMERDKDNANQYNYVA; via the exons atgaagaCGTGCACTGCACGTGCGTGTGGATATTGGAAGAAGCCtaacgagaaagaaaatatatctttccaCAT gtgtaaaagaaaaaaactgcATTCTTCACGTTGCACCAGGAAGAAGGGCCCGACAGCCACGCATATGTCTAGGCTTGGTGATGTTCAGGTAGTGGCCCCAGAACAAGCAAAGAGGGTGACCACTATTGCCATCGCTATCACCACCACAACCATCACTACCACCTCCGCCTTCGttactaccactactaccactatcactaccaccaccaccaccaccatcaccaccaccaccgccgctgtcgtcgctgccgccgccgccgccgccgccgccgccgccgtcgccgccgtcgccgctgctgccgctgctgctgcagctgctgttgttgctgctgctgctgttgttacTGCTGTTGTTACTGCTGGTGCCGTTGCCGCCAACGTTGATTTCGCGACGGTGCTGGAGTACGCGAGCGCTGCCAGGCGCTCCAAGCTGGCTGTGGATACCGCGCAATTGGACGAGATTGACGTATTCAAAAGAGACAAGAGCATCATGACGGACACGGCGGCTCCCACTGCAACCGACACGCAGAAGCGAGCCAACTTTTCGGCGTTGACAGTTAGCAATCCGAACGGCGTGAATAAAATCTCGCCGAGTTTAGTGAACGCGAAACCTGGCTCTGCGAAAAAGCTCGTCATCAAAAACTTCAAAA ataaacCCAAATTACCAGAAAACTATCAAGAACAGACATGGGAAAAATTACAGGAAGCTGTAGTTGCGATACAAACTAGCAAAAGCATTCGCTACTCTTTAGAAGAGCTTTATCAAGCAGTTGAAAATATGTGTAATCATAAAATGGCGTCGACTCTTTACGCAAACTTGACTATTCTGACAGAATCTCATGTGAAAGCTAACATCGAGCAGTTTTTGGCAGAGTCTATGGATAGgcatatatttttgaagaagaTGAATGAATGCTGGCTGTCGCATTGCAGACAAATGATAATGATCAGGAGCATCTTTCTGTATCTCGACAGAACATATGTTTTACAAAATCCAAGCATTTCGTCGATATG GGATATGGGGTTGCATCTCTTCAGGTTACACATTGTGCTGAACAATTTAGTGCAAACGCGCACAGTCGAGGGTCTTCTTATGCTCATAGAAAAGGAACGACAGGGCGATACTGTAGATCGAACACTTCTTAAGTCATTGTTAAGAATGTTGTCAGATCTACAAATTTACCAAGAGGCCTTCGAAACAAA GTTCCTAGTGGCTACAGAAAGATTGTACGCTGCTGAGGGTCAACGATTGATGACTGAGCACGATGTTCCTGAGTATTTGGCTCATGTGGATAAGCGTCTGCAGGAGGAAAACGAACGATTGTTGCATTATCTCGATACATCCACCAA aTGGTCACTCATACATACCGTAGAAAAACAATTACTGTCCGAACACATTACTAGCATTTTACAAAAAGGTTTAAGTGGACTGCTGGATGAAAATAGGATTAGCGACTTAtcattgctttataatttGTACAGTCGAATAAAGAATGGTCTTGTGGAACTCTGTTTGAACTTTAACTGTTATATCAAG aaaaaaggCAGGACAATAGTTATAGATCCCGAGAAGGACAAAACGATGGTACAGGAGTTGTTAGATTTCAAGGATAAAATGGATAATATAGTTAATACATGctttcataaaaatgaaaagtttgCAAATAGTTTAAAAGAAGCTTTTGAAGCTTTCATTAATCAAAGAGCAAACAAACCAGCGGAATTAATAG ctAAATTTGTCGATTGCAAGTTACGCGCAGGTAACAAAGAAGCGACAGAAGAGGAATTGGAAAGATTGTTGGATAAAATTATGGTGCTCTTTCGATTTATTCACGGAAAGGATGTTTTCGAAGCTTTTTACAAAAAGGATTTGGCCAAGCGCTTATTGGTGGGAAAGTCGGCTTCCGTAGACGCGGAAAAATCAAtgttatcaaaattgaaaCAGGAATGCGGCGGTGGATTCACTAGTAAATTGGAAGGAATGTTCAAAGATATGGAACTTagcaaagatattaatatcgcaTTCAAACAG TATGCAGGAAACTTACAGAGCGAATTAATGGCAAGTAGTTTGGACCTGACTGTCTCTATACTTACTATGGGATATTGGCCTACGTATCCTGTGATGGAAGTCACTCTACCGATGGAAATGGTGCAGTATCAAGATGTATTCAACAAGTTTTACTTGGGAAAACATAGCGGTAGAAAACTGCAGTGGCAGCCGACCTTGGGACATTGTGTATTAAAAGCGTGGTTCAATCAG GGTAACAAAGAGCTGCAAGTGTCGTTGTTTCAAGCGCTGGTTTTAATTCTGTTCAACGATTCCGACAATATCTCTCTGGAGGACATCAAGGCTGCTACAAATATCGAGGACGGCGAATTGAGAAGGACATTGCAGTCCTTAGCATGTGGGAAAGCTCGTGTTCTCCAAAAGAATCCGCGTGGTCGAGATGTCGCTGATAACGATAGATTCGTATTCAACGCAGAGTTTACGAATAAACTCTTCAGAATTAAGATCAATCAGATTCAAATGAAGGAAACG aATGAAGAACAAAAGGCGACGGAAGAGAGAGTATATCAAGACAGACAGTATCAGATAGATGCCGCTATTGTCAGAATTatgaaaatgagaaaaacCTTGACTCATAATCTTCTTATCAgtgaattatataatcaattaaagTTTCCTgtaaaa ccTGCAGATTTGAAAAAACGGATTGAGTCTCTTATAGATAGAGACTACATGGAGCGAGACAAGGATAATGCAAATCAATACAATTACGTTGCGTAA
- the LOC105679570 gene encoding mitochondrial intermediate peptidase isoform X2: MVEIFDELSNTLCKVADMAEFIRVAHPDPRYVRAAEDACITVSGIVERLNTHRELYDSLKRVTSNGDIRVTSDMDDHVAELFLFDFEQCGIHLLERQRRKVVELNDYILQVGQKFMAGAVTPRTVNADALPDVIKQYFVTENGRILVQGFYTDSSNTAVREAAYKLFLYPDEQQEYLLRELLNSRHSLAKSCGFVSYAQRAVKGSTVESPIVVREFLDILNDNLQPKAALDFREMQMMKDIESPAKQRALMPWDTAYLTAKAKKAWFDTSATEFAPYFSIGACMEGLNILTRSLYGVELKSVSVLAGEVWANNIHKLAVIDEEEGILGYIYCDFYERAGKPNQDCHFTIQGGKRLPDGTYQIPIVVLMLSLPHPRLSNLCLLTPSSVDNLFHEMGHALHSMFGRTKYQHVTGTRCSTDFAEVPSVLMEYFASDPRVVSKFAKHFQTQEPIPEKLLRTLCASKNIFCASELQNQVFYSMLDQVYHSGELTKSTTQILADVQKEYYGLPYVKDTAWQLRFSHLVGYGAKYYSYLISRAIAAWIWQTYFHDNPFCRSAGERYRRECLAHGGGKPASQLVSDFLHKEINAATFAKSLINEIDMKNVHIQTIK; this comes from the exons ATGGTAGAAATATTTGATGAATTATCCAATACATTGTGTAAAGTAGCGGATATGGCAGAATTTATCAGAGTGGCACATCCTGATCCACGATATGTACGTGCTGCTGAAGATGCTTGCATAACTGTCAGTGGTATAGTCGAAAG GTTGAATACACATCGTGAGTTGTATGATTCTCTGAAACGAGTGACAAGCAACGGTGATATTCGAGTGACATCGGACATGGACGATCACGTGgctgaattatttttatttgattttgaacaATGTGGAATACATTTGCTTGAAAGGCAAAGGAGAAAAGTAGTCGAACTGaatgattatattttgcaa GTGGGTCAAAAGTTTATGGCCGGCGCTGTTACTCCAAGGACTGTCAACGCCGACGCGTTACCCGACGTTATCAAACAGTA TTTTGTAACGGAAAATGGTCGGATATTAGTGCAAGGATTTTACACAGACTCCTCCAATACCGCTGTCCGCGAAGCAGCATACAAACTGTTTCTATATCCGGACGAACAACAAGAGTACCTTTTGCGCGAGCTCTTAAATTCCAGACACTCGCTAGCGAAATCTTGCGGATTTGTATCCTACGCACAGAG AGCTGTAAAAGGGAGCACGGTTGAATCGCCGATTGTGGTGAGGGAATTTCTTGACATACTGAACGACAATTTGCAACCTAAAGCGGCGCTGGACTTTCGAGAAATGCAAATGATGAAGGATATTGAGTCACCTGCGAAACAA CGAGCATTGATGCCATGGGATACCGCTTACTTGACGGCTAAGGCGAAGAAGGCTTGGTTCGACACCTCCGCGACTGAATTCGCTCCGTATTTTTCCATCGGCGCCTGTATGGAGGGTTTGAATATTCTTACCCGATCGTTGTACGGAGTCGAGCTGAAATCCGTTTCAGTGCTAGCCGGGGAGGTGTGGGCTAATAACATTCACAAGTTAGCTGTGATAGACGAGGAGGAGGGAATCTTAGGTTACATTTACTGCGATTTCTACGAAAGAGCAGGAAAGCCGAATCAAGACTGTCACTTTACGATCCAAGGCGGAAAGCGGTTACCGGACGGTACTTATCAG ATACCTATAGTTGTACTCATGCTGTCACTGCCGCATCCACGTTTGTCGAATTTGTGCTTGTTGACGCCTTCATCCGTGGACAATTTGTTTCATGAAATGGGACATGCGTTGCACTCCATGTTCGGTCGGACGAAGTATCAACATGTAACTGGGACTAGATGCAGTACAGATTTCGCCGAAGTGCCGAGCGTGCTAATGGAATATTTTGCGAGTGATCCAAGG GTTGTATCGAAATTtgcgaaacattttcaaacCCAAGAGCCCATCCCAGAAAAGTTGTTGCGCACGCTGTGTGCTTCGAAGAATATCTTCTGCGCCTCGGAACTGCAGAATCAAGTGTTTTACAGTATGCTAGATCAAGTCTATCACAGCGGCGAACTAACGAAATCCACCACCCAAATTTTAGCGGATGTGCAGAAAGAATATTATGGTCTTCCTTACGTGAAAGATACG GCATGGCAATTGAGATTCTCTCACTTGGTTGGATACGGCGCGAAATATTACTCTTACTTGATATCTCGTGCCATAGCAGCCTGGATTTGGCAAACCTACTTCCACGATAATCCTTTCTGTCGGTCAGCGGGCGAACGTTATCGAAGAGAGTGCTTAGCGCACGGAGGCGGTAAACCGGCGTCGCAGTTGGTATCGGATTTCttgcataaagaaattaatgctGCTACATTTGCAAAGTCGTTGATCAACGAAATCGATATGAAGAATGTACATATacaaacgataaaataa
- the LOC105679570 gene encoding mitochondrial intermediate peptidase isoform X1, whose protein sequence is MLQTFRRQIFQNIFGGKGLNTWSPLATAFNSTVVDDVHAVNVSKKETGLFGILELKSEDGFDILKNRALSQVDVLIEEATCKDRKRKMVEIFDELSNTLCKVADMAEFIRVAHPDPRYVRAAEDACITVSGIVERLNTHRELYDSLKRVTSNGDIRVTSDMDDHVAELFLFDFEQCGIHLLERQRRKVVELNDYILQVGQKFMAGAVTPRTVNADALPDVIKQYFVTENGRILVQGFYTDSSNTAVREAAYKLFLYPDEQQEYLLRELLNSRHSLAKSCGFVSYAQRAVKGSTVESPIVVREFLDILNDNLQPKAALDFREMQMMKDIESPAKQRALMPWDTAYLTAKAKKAWFDTSATEFAPYFSIGACMEGLNILTRSLYGVELKSVSVLAGEVWANNIHKLAVIDEEEGILGYIYCDFYERAGKPNQDCHFTIQGGKRLPDGTYQIPIVVLMLSLPHPRLSNLCLLTPSSVDNLFHEMGHALHSMFGRTKYQHVTGTRCSTDFAEVPSVLMEYFASDPRVVSKFAKHFQTQEPIPEKLLRTLCASKNIFCASELQNQVFYSMLDQVYHSGELTKSTTQILADVQKEYYGLPYVKDTAWQLRFSHLVGYGAKYYSYLISRAIAAWIWQTYFHDNPFCRSAGERYRRECLAHGGGKPASQLVSDFLHKEINAATFAKSLINEIDMKNVHIQTIK, encoded by the exons ATGTTACAAACATTTAGGagacaaatatttcaaaatatatttggtgGCAAAGGGTTAAACACGTGGTCACCCCTCGCGACAGCGTTTAATTCCACTGTTGTTGATGACGTTCATGCAGTAAATGTATCAAAAAAGGAAACA GGACTGTTTGGTATTCTGGAACTGAAAAGCGAGGATGGCTTTGATATATTGAAGAATCGTGCCTTGTCGCAAGTAGATGTTCTCATCGAAGAAGCTACGTGTAAAGACCGGAAGAGAAAAATGGTAGAAATATTTGATGAATTATCCAATACATTGTGTAAAGTAGCGGATATGGCAGAATTTATCAGAGTGGCACATCCTGATCCACGATATGTACGTGCTGCTGAAGATGCTTGCATAACTGTCAGTGGTATAGTCGAAAG GTTGAATACACATCGTGAGTTGTATGATTCTCTGAAACGAGTGACAAGCAACGGTGATATTCGAGTGACATCGGACATGGACGATCACGTGgctgaattatttttatttgattttgaacaATGTGGAATACATTTGCTTGAAAGGCAAAGGAGAAAAGTAGTCGAACTGaatgattatattttgcaa GTGGGTCAAAAGTTTATGGCCGGCGCTGTTACTCCAAGGACTGTCAACGCCGACGCGTTACCCGACGTTATCAAACAGTA TTTTGTAACGGAAAATGGTCGGATATTAGTGCAAGGATTTTACACAGACTCCTCCAATACCGCTGTCCGCGAAGCAGCATACAAACTGTTTCTATATCCGGACGAACAACAAGAGTACCTTTTGCGCGAGCTCTTAAATTCCAGACACTCGCTAGCGAAATCTTGCGGATTTGTATCCTACGCACAGAG AGCTGTAAAAGGGAGCACGGTTGAATCGCCGATTGTGGTGAGGGAATTTCTTGACATACTGAACGACAATTTGCAACCTAAAGCGGCGCTGGACTTTCGAGAAATGCAAATGATGAAGGATATTGAGTCACCTGCGAAACAA CGAGCATTGATGCCATGGGATACCGCTTACTTGACGGCTAAGGCGAAGAAGGCTTGGTTCGACACCTCCGCGACTGAATTCGCTCCGTATTTTTCCATCGGCGCCTGTATGGAGGGTTTGAATATTCTTACCCGATCGTTGTACGGAGTCGAGCTGAAATCCGTTTCAGTGCTAGCCGGGGAGGTGTGGGCTAATAACATTCACAAGTTAGCTGTGATAGACGAGGAGGAGGGAATCTTAGGTTACATTTACTGCGATTTCTACGAAAGAGCAGGAAAGCCGAATCAAGACTGTCACTTTACGATCCAAGGCGGAAAGCGGTTACCGGACGGTACTTATCAG ATACCTATAGTTGTACTCATGCTGTCACTGCCGCATCCACGTTTGTCGAATTTGTGCTTGTTGACGCCTTCATCCGTGGACAATTTGTTTCATGAAATGGGACATGCGTTGCACTCCATGTTCGGTCGGACGAAGTATCAACATGTAACTGGGACTAGATGCAGTACAGATTTCGCCGAAGTGCCGAGCGTGCTAATGGAATATTTTGCGAGTGATCCAAGG GTTGTATCGAAATTtgcgaaacattttcaaacCCAAGAGCCCATCCCAGAAAAGTTGTTGCGCACGCTGTGTGCTTCGAAGAATATCTTCTGCGCCTCGGAACTGCAGAATCAAGTGTTTTACAGTATGCTAGATCAAGTCTATCACAGCGGCGAACTAACGAAATCCACCACCCAAATTTTAGCGGATGTGCAGAAAGAATATTATGGTCTTCCTTACGTGAAAGATACG GCATGGCAATTGAGATTCTCTCACTTGGTTGGATACGGCGCGAAATATTACTCTTACTTGATATCTCGTGCCATAGCAGCCTGGATTTGGCAAACCTACTTCCACGATAATCCTTTCTGTCGGTCAGCGGGCGAACGTTATCGAAGAGAGTGCTTAGCGCACGGAGGCGGTAAACCGGCGTCGCAGTTGGTATCGGATTTCttgcataaagaaattaatgctGCTACATTTGCAAAGTCGTTGATCAACGAAATCGATATGAAGAATGTACATATacaaacgataaaataa